From the genome of Candidatus Tanganyikabacteria bacterium:
CAGCTTCCCGCGCCTCGGCTACTGCGGCGGCCTCCTCCGGCGTCTCTTCCTCGTCGTCCTCGGGGGCGCCATCGAGGATCCGGCAGAGTTCCGCCCACGTGATCTTTCGGGCCGACATGATCAGCGCCTCGGTGATGCGCTCCAGCGCCGCCACGTCGTCATCGGCCACCTGATCCACCAGGCGGTGGAGGTTCTCTCGCGGAGTCACCTAGCAGCTCCTTTCCTTGCGGCCTTCCGAGCCGCAGCCACGGGCGCAAGCTCCCGGATCTTGCCGGGCTTGCCGGCCAGGATCTCCTCCAGGCGATCGGCCCAGCGATCGAGAGCGTCCCGCTTCTCGGCGTCGTAGCTGTGCCGGTCGTAGACTCGCGTGACGCCAGCCTCGGCGTGGTTCAGTACCTTGGAAACGACCAACCTGGGCACGCCGCAATCCCCGGTCATGCGCGTGGCGGCCGTCCTGCGCAAGTCATGAGGCACGAAGTCCAAGCCGTTCTCAACCGCGATCCGGTGTGCGACCTTCTCGAGGGTGCTCTTGCTTGCGTGCTGCGTCTTGCGGGTGCGCGCCCTGAATACCCAGCCTTTGCGATCGTCTGGCGCTGCCAGGGACACCAGCAAGGCGAGAGCATGGCTGGAGAGCGAAACGCGGTGCGAGTGGCCGTTCTTGGCTCGCTCGGCAGGGATCGTCCACCAGCCGGATTCTAGATCCACGTCCCCCCATTCCATCGCTACAATCTCCCCACCCCGCTGGGCCGTCAGGATGCGGAGCTTGAAAAAGGCGCATTCGACCGGATCCAGCGTCCCGAGCGCGCCCCATAAGGTGCGGATCTCGGCGTCGGAGAGGACGCGATCCCGCTGATTCTCGGGAGCGACCCGCTTGATCTGCGCGCAAGGGTTGAGATCGACCAAATCCCGCTCTATGCCGAAGTTGTAAACCTTGCGGCAGAGCGCCAGAGTCCGATTGGCCGCGATCGGCGCCCCCCGGTCCTTGATCTTGTCGAGCAAGGCGATCACGTCGCGCCTGCGAATGGCTGCCGCCTTGAGACGCCCGAAGGCCGGTAGCAGGTCTTTCTCCAGCATCCTGGCGTCCTCCGCGTGGGAGCGCTTGTTTACCGCGTGGCGTCTCAGGTACTCCTCGGCGAGATACGCGAACGTCGGCGCCTTGCGCTCCTCTTGCTTCTCGGCGGCGGGATCCAGCCCGCGATCGGCCGCAAGGAGTACCTCCTGGGCCCGCTCTCGGGCATCCGCCAAGCTCATGGCGGGGTAGCTACCCAGCGTGAGGCGCTTCAGCTTCGGATCGCCCTTGGTGCGAAACAGCACGTACCAGGTCTTGCGGCCTGACGAAGATACCCGCAACCCTAATCCCGTCAGGTGGCGATCGAGGTATTCTGCTCGCCCCACCTTTGGAACCTCCACCCGTTCCACCCAGCGCGCCTGCATGTCGATCGTCGCCATCGGTCGGCCCCTCTCTGGGTAACACCCTGGGTAACAAACTGGGTAACAAACTGCCAGTGACAAGGTGAAACACCCTGGGTAACAGCGAAGCACAAATCTTCGGCAATTGCAAGCGTTTGCGCGTTTCGCGTTTGACCGCCTTGTTTCAGGTGTGCTCAAATGTGGCCGACTCAAAATCAGGCGCCGCGAGGCGTGAGGGTTCGAGTCCCTCTTCCCCCACTAAACACACTCCACACGGGGCTCCAAGGCCCATTCAATTTGCTACGGGGCGGTTGCTCGCCTCGCGCTGACGAGTGCCTGAACCGCCCTGGCGGCCTCGTCGGCGGCCTCATGCTCCCAGACGCGGAGCACGGCCCATCCGGCTTCGCCAAGGCGGGCGTTGGTGTCGATATCCCGCCGTATGTTCACCTCGATCTTTTCGCGCCAGAACTGCTCGTTCGACTTCGGCCAGGTTCCGTGATCCGGGCAGCCGTGCCAGAAACACCCGTCAACGTACACGGCCACCCGCTCGCTTTCGGAAACGATGTCGGCTAGCCTCCGGCCAGGGTGAGGAGGCCGCCTTGTATGCCTTC
Proteins encoded in this window:
- a CDS encoding tyrosine-type recombinase/integrase, with the protein product MQARWVERVEVPKVGRAEYLDRHLTGLGLRVSSSGRKTWYVLFRTKGDPKLKRLTLGSYPAMSLADARERAQEVLLAADRGLDPAAEKQEERKAPTFAYLAEEYLRRHAVNKRSHAEDARMLEKDLLPAFGRLKAAAIRRRDVIALLDKIKDRGAPIAANRTLALCRKVYNFGIERDLVDLNPCAQIKRVAPENQRDRVLSDAEIRTLWGALGTLDPVECAFFKLRILTAQRGGEIVAMEWGDVDLESGWWTIPAERAKNGHSHRVSLSSHALALLVSLAAPDDRKGWVFRARTRKTQHASKSTLEKVAHRIAVENGLDFVPHDLRRTAATRMTGDCGVPRLVVSKVLNHAEAGVTRVYDRHSYDAEKRDALDRWADRLEEILAGKPGKIRELAPVAAARKAARKGAAR
- a CDS encoding DNA mismatch repair protein Vsr, whose product is MYVDGCFWHGCPDHGTWPKSNEQFWREKIEVNIRRDIDTNARLGEAGWAVLRVWEHEAADEAARAVQALVSARRATAP